In Amaranthus tricolor cultivar Red isolate AtriRed21 chromosome 5, ASM2621246v1, whole genome shotgun sequence, a genomic segment contains:
- the LOC130814137 gene encoding transcription repressor OFP6-like — protein MSTSKKKVVVNTVSVNLGCSCRRPKLSSIFNPKPKSKPPKYQKYHNYSYTNSSTSSTTTRNNSSPYGHYSRNSAFSPYMDTTTSSSSSSNPSSYMVHGFSRVGPKSVAVQKDSNDPYVDFRQSMLQMIVENEICTKDDLKQLLNCFLQLNCPTLHGTIIRVFTEIWNSFFFSGRPEFASPRFYVRPKSYDI, from the coding sequence ATGTCTACTtccaaaaaaaaagttgttgTAAACACAGTCTCAGTAAACTTAGGTTGTAGTTGTAGAAGACCAAAACTTTCTTCAATCTTCAACCCTAAACCAAAATCAAAACCACCCAAATACCAAAAATACCATAACTATTCCTACACTAATTCCTCAACTTCAAGCACTACTACTAGAAACAACTCTTCTCCTTATGGTCATTATTCTAGAAACTCCGCTTTCTCACCTTATATGGATACCACcacttcctcttcttcttcctctaacCCATCTTCATATATGGTTCATGGGTTTAGTCGGGTCGGGCCTAAGTCGGTTGCTGTTCAAAAGGATTCAAATGACCCATATGTGGATTTCAGGCAGTCTATGCTTCAAATGATTGTAGAGAATGAGATTTGTACTAAGGATGATCTTAAGCAACTCTTAAACTGTTTCTTGCAGCTCAATTGTCCTACTCTTCATGGGACTATTATTCGAGTTTTTACTGAGATTTGGAATAGTTTCTTCTTCTCAGGAAGACCTGAGTTTGCCTCCCCTCGATTTTATGTTAGGCCTAAATCTTATGATATTTAG
- the LOC130814135 gene encoding transcription repressor OFP15-like: MGIKKMKLIPFLSQSKNIDSKLPSSPPWPFPSCGNINTLSFRANCNDDFPFRTFNSAFLDAEVTPPSCSSRTFSTFSEEDSIDPVENLIHGLSSDRFFFEPERSSSLLFRQKEEQEQEDINEEEENQEEGYKESEILSMDSNNPYEDFKRSMEEMIEAHGLKDWEGLEELLGCYLKINGKNNHGYIVGAFIDLMASFSFNESNTTSTSTRTTTTNITTSTSYSNYSSPSSPLSFPSSSTNTTPCL; the protein is encoded by the coding sequence ATGGGTATTAAGAAAATGAAGCTAATTCCTTTTCTTTCTCAATCAAAAAACATAGACTCAAAATTACCTTCTTCCCCACCATGGCCTTTTCCTTCTTGTGGGAACATAAACACTCTTTCTTTCCGGGCCAATTGCAATGATGATTTTCCTTTTCGAACTTTCAACTCTGCTTTTCTTGATGCTGAAGTGACCCCTCCTTCTTGCTCTTCTAGAACCTTCTCCACTTTTTCGGAAGAAGATTCTATAGATCCTGTAGAAAATCTTATTCATGGGTTGAGCTCTGATAGGTTCTTTTTCGAACCAGAGCGGAGTAGCTCTTTGCTATTCCGCcaaaaagaagaacaagaacaagaagatataaatgaagaagaagaaaatcaagaagaaggaTACAAAGAAAGTGAGATATTATCAATGGATTCAAATAACCCATATGAAGATTTTAAAAGATCAATGGAGGAAATGATTGAAGCTCATGGTTTGAAAGATTGGGAAGGATTAGAAGAGCTTTTAGGGTGTTATTTGAAGATTAATGGTAAAAATAATCATGGGTATATTGTGGGTgcttttattgatttaatggctAGTTTTTCTTTTAATGAATCTAATACTACTTCTACATCAACAAGAACAACTACTACAAATATAACAACATCTACTTCTTATTCTAAttattcttctccttcttctcctCTTTCTTTCCCTTCTTCTTCTACTAATACTACCCCTTGTCTTTAA
- the LOC130813664 gene encoding uncharacterized protein LOC130813664: MSDKEDEKKQANPIHESTLQAKSLELATELSKYKIQVACVQEIRWKEQKTSVLKGYKLWYASLDGKRSGVSILVANDILKQVVEVRRCNDRIMLVRIVVGEEISSLANEKVFIGGDFNGDIGKEAVNYSSVHGGFGYGVRNESG, from the exons ATGTCAGATAAAGAGGATGAAAAGAAACAGGCTAACCCAATTCATGAAA GCACGCTACAAGCCAAGTCGTTAGAGCTGGCGACTGAACTTTCAAAATACAAGATTCAAGTGGCTTGCGTTCAGGAAATTAGGTGGAAGGAGCAAAAAACAAGTGTTTTAAAGGGTTATAAGCTATGGTATGCAAGTTTGGATGGAAAGCGAAGTGGAGTCAGTATTCTTGTAGCTAATGATATCCTAAAGCAAGTGGTAGAAGTTAGGAGGTGCAATGATAGGATTATGCTAGTTAGAATAGTAGTGGGAGAAGAG ATATCATCCCTTGCCAATGAAAAAGTTTTTATAGGTGGAGATTTCAATGGAGACATAGGTAAGGAGGCAGTTAACTATAGCTCAGTTCATGGCGGGTTTGGTTATGGTGTAAGGAACGAGAGTGGATAG